One genomic segment of Heterodontus francisci isolate sHetFra1 chromosome 25, sHetFra1.hap1, whole genome shotgun sequence includes these proteins:
- the ora2 gene encoding olfactory receptor class A related 2, whose product MEGRSVVKGTLYLLLTVIGIPGNLTIIATFIHIAYCEHKLLPADTIVSNLAIVNLLVVLVRCIPETTAAFGLKQLFDDYGCKIVIFIYRTTRSLSIWLTFLLSGFQCISLAPVTSTWSTVKRQAAKYLGAVLVFLWLLNMSLSTPAVLFSISSANNSTGNKHAVNLEYCFVKFPSQTVKLANGALQTSRDVIPIVLMVLASAFILLVLYRHRQQVKGIRSSNKNQGSTVETRAAKAVVTLVTLYVLFFGVDSTLWIYTLTVAKTMQTSLISDLRVFFSSLYASVSAIVIIFSNRKVHNKLKCALAKPEAMLSETVPSPI is encoded by the coding sequence ATGGAAGGAAGGAGTGTTGTGAAAGGTACACTCTACCTCCTGTTAACAGTGATTGGAATTCCAGGTAATCTGACTATCATTGCAACGTTCATCCACATTGCCTACTGTGAACACAAGCTCCTCCCAGCAGATACAATTGTGTCCAACTTAGCCATTGTAAATTTACTAGTGGTTTTGGTAAGGTGCATCCCAGAAACCACAGCAGCATTTGGGCTAAAGCAACTGTTTGATGATTATGGTTGCAAAATTGTAATTTTCATTTACAGAACCACCAGATCTTTGTCAATCTGGCTGACATTTTTACTGAGTGGTTTTCAATGTATTAGTTTGGCGCCAGTCACTTCAACTTGGTCCACTGTCAAACGACAAGCAGCAAAATACCTTGGCGCCGTTCTTGTCTTTCTATGGCTGCTGAATATGTCCTTAAGTACCCCAGCTGTATTATTTTCTATTTCCTCAGCAAATAACTCAACTGGCAATAAACATGCTGTGAATCTTGAGTACTGCTTTGTGAAATTCCCATCGCAGACAGTAAAGCTTGCTAATGGTGCACTGCAGACCTCCAGAGATGTTATACCCATTGTCCTTATGGTACTAGCTAGTGCTTTCATTTTGCTAGTTCTGTATAGACACAGGCAGCAAGTAAAAGGGATTCGGAGCTCAAACAAAAACCAGGGTTCCACAGTTGAGACCCGAGCAGCCAAAGCGGTGGTCACATTGGTTACTCTTTATGTTCTTTTCTTCGGAGTTGATAGCACTCTGTGGATTTACACCCTGACTGTCGCTAAAACCATGCAGACCTCTCTCATCTCAGACCTCCGAGTTTTCTTTTCCTCACTGTATGCATCAGTCAGTGCTATCGTAATTATTTTTTCCAACAGAAAAGTCCACAACAAATTAAAATGCGCACTAGCAAAACCAGAAGCAATGCTATCAGAAACTGTTCCTTCACCTATTTGA